A genomic window from Salvia miltiorrhiza cultivar Shanhuang (shh) chromosome 5, IMPLAD_Smil_shh, whole genome shotgun sequence includes:
- the LOC131024295 gene encoding uncharacterized protein LOC131024295, translating into MPPKRGRPAKNNNNRRNRNAVPEEPQDARGHNPSPPPPTRRVEELFLRQNPPTFDGTSEPAEAEIWVRAMERIFNFLRCTDEERLSCVSFQLTGSADFWWEARRKILTPEQWASYTWEDFKTGLYDKYIPKSYRKKKEAEFYELKQGNKSVVEYDKEFCNLSRFAPQQVDTDEKMAEKFCAGLRYEIKMALASHGGLSYTESLNRALDVEAAMPSDKSAPLLISTPNDPPVASHTLKGKRKWDNNEDNINQTSKKVWQEYERAEQFIQPRHEAQTNLERTGGNQGQKGVLPCPNCVKMHRGICRAGTNGCYNCGQKGHYSTQCPNRQRGSAVGNTRTPLPAIRGHLRNQPQSHQ; encoded by the coding sequence atgccgcctaagagaggacgccctgcgaaaaacaataacaatcgcagaaaccgtaacgctgtacccgaagaaccacaagatgctcgaggacataacccatcccctccgcctccgactaggagagtcgaagaactctttttaaggcaaaatccacctacgtttgacggaacgagtgaaccggctgaagctgagatttgggtgcgtgcaatggaacgcattttcaactttctacgttgtactgatgaggagcgcctatcttgcgtctctttccaactaacaggatcagctgacttctggtgggaagcacgtcgaaaaattctgacacctgaacaatgggcaagttatacttgggaagattttaagacgggattatatgataaatatattccgaaaagctataggaagaagaaagaagctgagttctacgagttgaagcaaggaaataaatctgtggttgaatacgacaaggaattctgcaacctgtctaggtttgctccgcaacaagtggacacagatgagaagatggcagagaaattttgtgccggtctacggtacgaaattaagatggctctagcaagccacggaggactctcatacacggagtctctgaacagggcacttgacgttgaagctgcaatgccgtcggacaagtcagccccattgttgatctcaacgccaaatgatccaccagtagcctcacatactctcaaagggaagcgcaagtgggacaacaacgaagacaatatcaatcagactagtaagaaagtgtggcaagaatatgaacgggccgaacagtttattcaaccaaggcacgaggcacagactaacctcgAGCGAACTGGGGGTAACCAAGGTCAGAAAGGAGTTTtaccttgcccaaattgtgttaagatgcataggggtatttgtcgggctggaactaacggttgttacaattgtggccaaaaaggtcactactccacgcaatgccccaatAGACAACGAGGTTCAGCAGTTGGGAACACCCGCacccccttgccagcaatacgtggacacttgcgaaatcagcctcaatcacatcagtga